One Pseudomonas abieticivorans genomic region harbors:
- a CDS encoding SCO family protein has protein sequence MAAHAMGTRARGMHLILMLVAGLLGSQALVAHQVPAPPAQASATPWGEGYFPNTPLTNQDGQAVHFFDDLIKDKVVVINFIFTSCTDSCPLETARLRQVQKLLGERVGQDVFFYSITIDPDTDTPAMLKRYAEKFKVGPGWQFLTGSKEDVTQLRQKLGLFIEGVDNGRSKDHNLSLIVGNQATGRWMKASPFENPWILADQLANTLQNWKQPSAEQSYADAPVVRPPSNGEELFRTRCASCHSMGPLDGQGLGLRSIGPDLIGVTGKRDPAWLSRWLKEPDRMLAEKDPLATALYEQYDKVAMPNLRLDDAATLALLTYLQEETDRQHPPAAPMADAAMDMDMDHMEHMHHTQDAADKGAAVP, from the coding sequence ATGGCTGCTCACGCAATGGGTACCCGGGCACGGGGCATGCACTTGATCCTGATGTTGGTGGCCGGGCTGCTGGGCAGCCAGGCCTTGGTGGCGCACCAGGTGCCGGCGCCGCCTGCGCAGGCGTCGGCCACCCCGTGGGGTGAGGGCTATTTCCCCAACACCCCGCTGACCAACCAGGACGGCCAGGCGGTGCATTTTTTCGACGACCTGATCAAAGACAAGGTGGTGGTGATCAACTTCATCTTCACCTCGTGCACCGATTCCTGCCCGCTGGAAACCGCGCGTTTGCGCCAGGTGCAAAAGTTGCTGGGGGAACGGGTGGGCCAGGACGTGTTCTTTTATTCCATCACCATCGACCCCGACACCGACACCCCGGCGATGCTCAAGCGCTACGCCGAGAAGTTCAAGGTGGGGCCGGGCTGGCAGTTTCTCACCGGCAGCAAGGAGGATGTCACCCAGTTACGGCAAAAACTGGGGTTGTTCATCGAGGGGGTGGACAACGGCCGCAGCAAAGACCACAACCTCAGCCTGATCGTCGGCAACCAGGCCACTGGGCGCTGGATGAAGGCTTCGCCGTTCGAGAACCCCTGGATTCTGGCCGACCAATTGGCCAATACCCTGCAAAACTGGAAGCAGCCCAGCGCCGAGCAAAGCTACGCCGACGCGCCGGTGGTGCGCCCACCGAGCAACGGCGAGGAGCTGTTCCGTACCCGTTGCGCTTCGTGCCACAGCATGGGCCCGCTGGACGGCCAGGGCCTGGGCCTGCGCAGCATCGGCCCGGACCTGATCGGGGTGACCGGCAAGCGCGACCCGGCCTGGCTGAGCCGCTGGCTGAAAGAACCGGACCGCATGCTGGCCGAGAAAGACCCGCTGGCCACCGCCTTGTACGAGCAATACGACAAGGTGGCCATGCCCAACCTGCGCCTGGACGACGCCGCGACCTTGGCGTTGTTGACCTACCTGCAGGAAGAAACCGACCGCCAGCACCCACCGGCCGCACCGATGGCGGATGCGGCAATGGACATGGACATGGACCACATGGAGCACATGCATCACACCCAGGACGCTGCCGACAAGGGGGCTGCGGTTCCCTGA
- a CDS encoding sensor histidine kinase, translated as MLMLKQQQSADHGAQALEQKVWRGPFNLLRWFSLASFLIIGAVAVGLGYVSTRFVVIESVERDALLTAQFIQAIAEAELRHAGITSHRTMGELIDPRQDDAYPDVDLAARTSARNEFLDHIEQLPDSLLASVYALDRTIIWSTNPALVGVKIDDDDDDDLGDSFNLKVPVSSSYHRIDDERPEQKLLREPRYLFIENYIPLFDADHSKVVAMVEIYKEPMDLVERIRRGFTLIWVATLFGGLLIYLGLFWIVRRAARLLQSQQMQLVANETFVALGEMSSAVAHSLRNPLATIRSSAELAQEVANPPAQKNIGDIISQVDRMSRWVRELLVSLRPMNDDQEAVDLVLAIDDTVNAFDAQIKRAGVQLQFNPQTHPPVISQQVLLTQILNSLFANALEAMPKGGVLTIEVLPLPNDRLQMVLTDTGKGMNKQQERMVFKPFFTTKQGGLGVGLALVKRIMERFEGSVDLTSQEQEGTRVSLNFRVAAGGEYGAQHIAGRGR; from the coding sequence ATGCTGATGCTCAAACAACAACAAAGCGCCGACCACGGCGCGCAGGCCTTGGAACAGAAAGTCTGGCGCGGGCCTTTCAACCTGCTGCGCTGGTTTTCCCTGGCCAGTTTCTTGATCATCGGGGCGGTGGCCGTGGGCCTGGGCTATGTGTCCACCCGGTTCGTGGTGATCGAAAGCGTGGAGCGCGACGCGCTGTTGACCGCGCAATTCATCCAGGCCATCGCCGAGGCGGAACTGCGCCATGCCGGCATCACCAGCCACCGCACCATGGGTGAATTGATCGACCCGCGCCAGGACGACGCCTATCCCGATGTCGACCTGGCTGCCCGCACCAGCGCACGCAACGAATTCCTCGACCACATCGAGCAATTGCCCGACTCGCTGCTGGCCAGCGTGTATGCCCTGGACCGCACGATCATCTGGTCCACCAACCCGGCCCTGGTGGGGGTCAAGATCGATGATGACGATGACGACGACCTGGGTGATTCCTTCAACCTGAAGGTGCCGGTGTCGTCCAGTTACCACCGCATCGACGATGAACGCCCCGAGCAGAAACTGCTGCGCGAGCCGCGTTACCTGTTCATCGAGAACTACATCCCGCTGTTCGACGCCGACCACAGCAAGGTGGTGGCCATGGTCGAGATCTACAAGGAGCCCATGGACCTGGTCGAGCGTATCCGCCGCGGTTTCACCCTGATCTGGGTGGCCACGTTGTTTGGCGGCCTGCTGATCTACCTGGGCCTGTTCTGGATCGTGCGCCGCGCCGCGCGGCTGTTGCAAAGCCAGCAAATGCAACTGGTGGCCAATGAGACGTTCGTTGCCCTGGGCGAAATGTCCTCGGCGGTGGCCCACAGCCTGCGCAACCCCCTGGCCACGATTCGCTCCAGTGCTGAGCTTGCGCAAGAGGTGGCCAACCCGCCCGCGCAGAAAAACATCGGCGATATCATCAGCCAGGTTGACCGTATGTCGCGCTGGGTACGCGAATTGCTTGTCTCACTGCGGCCCATGAACGACGACCAGGAAGCCGTCGACTTGGTGCTGGCAATCGACGACACCGTCAATGCCTTCGATGCGCAGATCAAGCGCGCTGGCGTGCAGTTGCAGTTCAACCCGCAGACCCATCCGCCGGTGATCAGCCAGCAGGTGCTGTTGACGCAAATCCTCAACAGCTTGTTCGCCAACGCGCTGGAGGCTATGCCCAAAGGTGGGGTATTGACCATCGAAGTGCTGCCGTTGCCCAACGATCGCCTGCAAATGGTCTTGACTGATACAGGCAAGGGCATGAACAAGCAGCAGGAACGCATGGTGTTCAAGCCGTTCTTTACCACCAAGCAAGGCGGCCTGGGCGTGGGCCTGGCGTTGGTAAAACGAATCATGGAGCGCTTCGAGGGCTCGGTCGACCTGACCAGCCAGGAGCAGGAAGGAACCCGTGTAAGTCTAAACTTTAGAGTGGCAGCGGGAGGGGAATATGGAGCACAGCATATTGCTGGTCGAGGACGATGA
- a CDS encoding sigma-54-dependent transcriptional regulator, which translates to MEHSILLVEDDEILAENIQTYLERKGFEVTVCHSAEDALEQLRVFAPDAVLTDNSLPGMSGHDLIQKLRVSAPDLKVIMMTGYGNIEDAVVAMKEGAFHYVTKPVALPELKLLLDKALATERMERTLSFYQEREAQKSGVQALIGESAPMLNMKSTIGQLLEAERRMANTDLPPVLVEGETGTGKELVARALHFDGPRSKGPFIEFNCASIPSNLLESELFGHEKGAFTDAKDRRVGLVEAADGGTLFLDEVGEMDLLLQAKLLKLLEDRTIRRVGSVKERKVDLRIISATNCNLEQMVQQGKFRRDLFFRLRIISIKVPRLYARADDILLLARHFLAQHGKRYGKPHLHFSAQAEELMLSYSWPGNVRELRNMLEQTVLLAQHDTIAAHQLNVCHSLVDEPLLQHEPFSSEPRAPINGVEHMNLPEVERDMVRKMLDKTDWNVTKSARLLGLSRDMLRYRIEKLGLMRPDKRQW; encoded by the coding sequence ATGGAGCACAGCATATTGCTGGTCGAGGACGATGAGATCCTGGCCGAGAACATCCAGACCTACCTGGAGCGCAAGGGCTTTGAGGTGACCGTGTGCCACAGCGCCGAAGACGCCCTTGAGCAGTTGCGCGTGTTCGCACCCGACGCGGTGCTGACCGACAACTCGCTGCCGGGCATGAGCGGCCACGACCTGATCCAGAAGCTGCGCGTCAGTGCGCCAGACCTCAAGGTGATCATGATGACCGGCTACGGCAACATCGAGGACGCCGTGGTGGCGATGAAGGAGGGCGCCTTTCACTACGTGACCAAGCCTGTGGCCCTGCCGGAGCTCAAGCTGCTGCTGGACAAGGCCCTGGCCACCGAGCGCATGGAGCGCACGCTGTCGTTCTACCAGGAGCGCGAGGCGCAGAAGTCTGGCGTGCAGGCGCTGATCGGCGAGTCGGCGCCCATGCTCAACATGAAAAGCACCATCGGCCAGTTGCTTGAGGCTGAACGGCGCATGGCCAACACCGACCTGCCCCCGGTGCTGGTGGAGGGCGAAACCGGCACCGGCAAGGAACTGGTGGCCCGTGCCCTGCATTTCGACGGCCCGCGCAGCAAGGGCCCGTTCATTGAATTCAACTGCGCCTCGATCCCCTCCAACCTGCTGGAATCGGAACTGTTCGGCCACGAGAAGGGCGCCTTCACCGACGCCAAGGATCGCCGCGTGGGCCTGGTGGAAGCGGCCGACGGCGGCACGCTGTTCCTGGATGAGGTGGGCGAGATGGACCTGCTGCTGCAGGCCAAGCTGCTCAAGCTTTTGGAAGACCGCACCATCCGCCGCGTGGGCTCGGTGAAGGAGCGCAAGGTTGACCTGCGCATTATCAGCGCCACCAACTGCAACCTGGAGCAGATGGTGCAGCAAGGCAAGTTTCGCCGCGACCTGTTCTTTCGCCTGCGCATCATCTCCATCAAGGTGCCGCGCCTGTACGCCCGCGCCGACGACATCCTGCTGCTGGCGCGGCACTTTCTGGCCCAGCACGGCAAGCGCTATGGCAAGCCGCACCTGCACTTCAGCGCCCAGGCCGAGGAGTTGATGCTCAGCTACAGCTGGCCGGGCAACGTGCGCGAATTGCGCAACATGCTCGAACAGACCGTGCTGCTGGCCCAGCACGACACCATCGCCGCCCACCAACTGAACGTGTGTCACAGCCTGGTGGACGAGCCCCTGTTGCAACACGAACCGTTCAGCAGCGAACCGCGCGCGCCCATCAACGGCGTGGAGCACATGAACCTGCCGGAGGTGGAGCGCGACATGGTGCGCAAGATGCTCGACAAGACCGACTGGAACGTCACCAAGTCGGCCAGGCTGCTGGGCTTGAGCCGGGACATGCTGCGCTATCGGATCGAGAAGCTGGGGTTGATGCGGCCGGACAAGCGCCAGTGGTGA
- a CDS encoding aldehyde dehydrogenase family protein, with translation MRDQLYINGEWVSPDLGGYLDVIDPATEQVIQRVAAGTEEDVDHAVRAARRAFDNGWGHSSGAERAQWLEALATELEHGQQALAELEVRDNGKPLPEAQWDIGDAIGCFRYYAGLARELDGRQDQPLALPDPRFRCRIRHEPIGVAGQIIPWNYPLLMAAWKVAPALAAGASVVLKPSELTPLTALELAAAADRIGLPAGVLNVITGLGNEAGSPLTEHPGVDKLAFTGSVPTGAKIMSAAARDIKNISLELGGKSAFIVFDDADIEAAVEWILFGIFWNQGQVCSATSRLLVQDSIAPRLIERLVEETRKITIGPGLQPGALLGPLVSQGQLDKVLGYIDQGLASGARLLTGGRRPGHLAQGYFLEPAIFDEPGSSSILWREEVFGPVLCIKRFNTEEQAVNMANASRFGLAGAVMSADPQRATRVANQLRAGIVWVNCSQPTFVEAPWGGMKHSGIGRELGQWGLDNYLETKQVTEYVGDGPWGWYLR, from the coding sequence ATGCGTGACCAGCTCTATATCAATGGCGAATGGGTGAGCCCGGACCTGGGCGGCTACCTGGATGTGATCGACCCGGCCACCGAGCAGGTCATCCAGCGCGTGGCCGCTGGCACCGAAGAGGACGTGGACCACGCCGTGCGCGCTGCGCGCCGGGCCTTCGACAACGGCTGGGGGCACAGCAGCGGCGCCGAGCGCGCGCAATGGCTGGAGGCGCTGGCCACGGAACTGGAACACGGCCAGCAGGCCCTGGCCGAGCTTGAGGTGCGCGACAACGGCAAGCCGTTGCCCGAGGCGCAGTGGGACATCGGCGACGCCATTGGCTGCTTTCGTTACTACGCAGGCCTGGCCCGCGAGCTCGATGGCCGCCAGGACCAGCCCCTGGCGCTGCCCGACCCGCGCTTTCGTTGCCGTATTCGCCACGAACCGATCGGCGTGGCCGGGCAAATCATCCCCTGGAACTACCCGCTGCTGATGGCCGCGTGGAAAGTCGCGCCCGCGCTGGCCGCCGGCGCCAGCGTGGTGCTCAAACCCTCGGAACTCACGCCCCTGACCGCCCTGGAACTGGCCGCCGCAGCCGATCGCATCGGCCTGCCGGCCGGTGTATTGAATGTGATCACAGGCCTTGGCAACGAGGCCGGCAGCCCGCTCACCGAACACCCTGGCGTGGACAAGCTGGCCTTCACCGGCAGCGTGCCCACCGGGGCAAAAATCATGTCGGCGGCAGCCCGCGACATCAAGAACATCAGCCTTGAACTGGGCGGCAAATCAGCCTTTATCGTGTTCGACGATGCCGACATCGAGGCGGCGGTGGAATGGATACTGTTCGGGATCTTCTGGAACCAGGGCCAGGTGTGCAGTGCCACCTCGCGCCTGCTGGTACAAGACAGCATCGCCCCCCGGCTGATCGAGCGGCTGGTGGAAGAAACCCGCAAGATCACCATCGGCCCGGGGCTGCAGCCCGGCGCGCTGCTCGGCCCGCTGGTCAGCCAGGGCCAACTGGACAAGGTACTGGGCTACATCGACCAGGGCCTGGCCAGCGGCGCGCGCCTGCTGACCGGCGGGCGCCGGCCCGGCCACCTGGCCCAGGGCTATTTCCTGGAGCCGGCGATTTTCGATGAGCCGGGTTCCAGCAGCATCCTGTGGCGCGAAGAAGTGTTCGGGCCGGTGTTGTGCATCAAGCGCTTCAACACCGAAGAGCAGGCCGTGAACATGGCCAACGCCAGCCGCTTTGGCCTGGCGGGCGCGGTGATGAGCGCCGACCCGCAGCGCGCCACCCGCGTGGCCAACCAACTGCGCGCCGGCATCGTGTGGGTCAATTGCTCGCAACCGACCTTCGTCGAGGCGCCCTGGGGCGGCATGAAACACAGCGGCATCGGCCGCGAGCTGGGCCAATGGGGGTTGGATAATTACCTGGAGACCAAGCAGGTGACCGAGTACGTGGGGGATGGGCCGTGGGGCTGGTATCTGCGCTGA
- a CDS encoding ABC transporter permease → MWLRSYSTSLYLFLYAPIALIVLFSFNAGRSGLAFECCSVQWFGRAFGNPFIMEALGHSAFIAFSSAVLATLFGTLAVFGLQRAGRKIRLLFDALTYCAIIIPGIVIGISTLIAFISLFDLINPVLAAWLPGVPRLNMGFFTVIAAHSLFTMALVMVIVRSRVDSLDKALLEASADLYAPPMETFWRVTLPQISPAIMAGFLLAFTFSFDDFIIAFFVAGSETTLPIYIFSSIRRGVTPEINAVSTVIICASLALLFTSRYLQNRRTGVQEPQHA, encoded by the coding sequence ATGTGGCTGCGCAGTTATTCGACCTCGCTGTACCTGTTTTTGTATGCACCGATCGCGCTGATCGTGCTGTTCAGCTTCAACGCCGGGCGCAGTGGCCTGGCCTTCGAGTGCTGCTCGGTGCAGTGGTTTGGCCGCGCCTTCGGTAACCCCTTCATCATGGAAGCTTTGGGCCACAGCGCCTTTATCGCATTCAGCTCGGCGGTACTGGCCACGCTGTTCGGCACCCTGGCGGTGTTCGGCCTGCAACGCGCCGGGCGCAAGATCCGGCTATTGTTCGACGCCCTGACCTACTGCGCGATCATCATCCCGGGGATTGTCATCGGCATCTCCACGCTGATTGCCTTCATCAGCCTGTTCGACCTGATCAACCCCGTGCTGGCTGCCTGGCTGCCGGGCGTGCCGCGCCTGAACATGGGCTTTTTCACGGTGATCGCCGCCCACTCGCTGTTCACCATGGCCCTGGTGATGGTGATCGTGCGCAGCCGCGTCGACAGCCTGGACAAGGCCCTGCTCGAAGCCTCCGCCGACCTGTACGCACCGCCCATGGAAACCTTTTGGCGGGTGACGTTGCCGCAGATCAGCCCGGCGATCATGGCGGGCTTTTTGCTGGCGTTCACCTTCAGTTTCGACGATTTCATCATCGCCTTTTTTGTCGCCGGCTCCGAGACCACCTTGCCCATTTATATCTTTTCCTCGATCCGACGTGGCGTCACGCCCGAGATCAACGCGGTGTCCACGGTGATCATCTGTGCCTCGCTGGCCTTGTTGTTCACCTCCCGCTATCTGCAAAACCGCCGCACCGGCGTTCAGGAGCCTCAGCATGCGTGA
- a CDS encoding ABC transporter permease — protein sequence MNAAAHPHTAHLPLDARPRRSLGRRITLLMLLPSTLWFLLLLLMPLVIILVFSFGERSAVGGYAGGFTLANYLNLGSRAAAFGNTLLLAPLGTVVCLVAAYPLAYFLAVKAGKNRSLLLTLVIVPFWTSFLIRTYAWIFILSGKGIPALLASVGLEDVRLINTPWAVLIGIVYGYLPLMVFPIYVSLEKLDKRLLEASADLGASAVSSFTRITLPLSAPGIITGVMLVFILLMGEFLIPAILGGGKVFFVGNALVDLFLQSRNWPFGSALAMTLVAMMLLIIGGYLKLVARYGGRPADGGL from the coding sequence ATGAACGCTGCCGCCCACCCGCACACGGCGCACCTGCCGCTCGACGCTCGCCCCAGGCGCAGCCTCGGCCGGCGGATCACGCTGTTGATGCTGTTGCCGTCCACCCTGTGGTTTTTGCTGCTGTTGCTGATGCCCCTGGTGATCATCCTGGTGTTCAGCTTTGGCGAGCGCAGCGCCGTGGGCGGCTATGCCGGCGGGTTTACCCTGGCCAACTACCTGAACCTGGGTTCGCGGGCGGCAGCGTTCGGCAACACCTTGCTGCTGGCACCGCTGGGCACCGTGGTGTGCCTGGTGGCGGCCTACCCGCTGGCCTACTTCCTGGCAGTCAAGGCCGGCAAGAACCGCTCGTTACTGTTGACCCTGGTGATCGTGCCGTTCTGGACCAGCTTTTTGATCCGCACCTACGCCTGGATCTTCATCCTCAGCGGCAAGGGCATACCCGCCTTGCTGGCAAGCGTTGGCCTTGAAGACGTGCGGCTGATCAACACGCCCTGGGCGGTGCTGATCGGCATCGTCTACGGCTACCTGCCGCTGATGGTGTTCCCGATCTACGTAAGCCTGGAAAAACTCGACAAACGCCTGCTCGAAGCCTCGGCGGATTTGGGCGCCAGCGCCGTTTCGAGCTTCACGCGCATCACCCTGCCGCTGTCGGCGCCGGGGATCATCACCGGGGTGATGCTGGTATTCATCCTGCTGATGGGCGAGTTTTTGATCCCGGCGATATTGGGCGGCGGCAAGGTGTTCTTTGTTGGCAATGCCTTGGTCGACCTGTTTTTGCAATCGCGCAACTGGCCGTTCGGCAGTGCGTTGGCGATGACGCTGGTGGCGATGATGCTACTGATCATCGGTGGCTATTTGAAGTTGGTGGCGCGCTACGGCGGCCGCCCGGCCGATGGAGGGCTGTGA
- a CDS encoding ABC transporter substrate-binding protein has product MDQKTFIKTLRSWQNGSISRRDFLGRTGLGIAAAVVASNLPGLLSANAYAADATNLGDRLSLATWPNYHSQENLDNFAKNTGARVSMSVFGSNEEMLAKLQAGGSGWDVLVPTNYTISTYVGLGLIEPLDLSRIPNFDAAAFQQKFMAQGTVDGKVYAVPKNWGTTGMVYDTTKLKTNLQTWKQFWEVAQGPASGRVMVHDYQLTAIGNALKSFGYSFNSLDPKELADAEKLLIQVKPHLFAINSDIQPSMRSGDAWLAMSWTGDASQLHRDNPQMQFELGKEGGEIWSDFFAIPKSSEHKDAAYAFINYLLDPQHNKLEVLSHGYPSGDKRVDALLPTAMLDDPIMYPAAEALSPLEFGAAATLTSPARAELMARFKSA; this is encoded by the coding sequence ATGGACCAGAAAACCTTTATCAAAACCCTGCGCAGCTGGCAGAACGGCTCGATCAGCCGGCGTGACTTCCTGGGCCGCACCGGCCTTGGGATCGCCGCCGCCGTGGTCGCCAGCAACCTGCCGGGGCTGCTGAGTGCAAACGCCTATGCCGCCGACGCCACGAACCTGGGCGATCGCCTCTCACTGGCCACCTGGCCGAACTACCACAGCCAGGAAAACCTCGACAATTTTGCCAAGAACACCGGCGCGCGGGTGTCCATGAGCGTGTTTGGCTCCAACGAAGAGATGCTCGCCAAACTGCAGGCCGGCGGCAGTGGCTGGGACGTGCTGGTGCCCACCAACTACACCATCAGCACCTACGTGGGCCTGGGCCTGATCGAGCCGCTGGACCTGTCGCGCATCCCCAACTTTGACGCCGCCGCCTTCCAGCAAAAATTCATGGCCCAGGGCACGGTGGACGGCAAGGTGTATGCGGTGCCGAAAAACTGGGGCACCACCGGCATGGTCTACGACACCACCAAGCTCAAAACCAACCTGCAAACCTGGAAGCAGTTCTGGGAAGTCGCCCAAGGCCCCGCCAGCGGCCGGGTGATGGTGCACGACTACCAGTTGACCGCCATCGGCAACGCCCTGAAAAGCTTTGGCTACAGCTTCAACTCCCTAGACCCCAAAGAGCTGGCCGACGCCGAGAAGTTGCTGATCCAGGTCAAGCCGCACCTGTTTGCGATCAACTCCGACATCCAGCCCTCGATGCGCAGTGGCGACGCTTGGCTGGCCATGTCCTGGACCGGTGACGCCTCACAACTGCACCGCGACAACCCGCAGATGCAGTTCGAACTGGGCAAGGAAGGCGGCGAGATCTGGAGCGACTTTTTCGCCATCCCGAAAAGCTCGGAACACAAGGACGCCGCCTACGCCTTCATCAACTACCTGCTCGACCCCCAGCACAACAAACTGGAAGTGTTGAGCCACGGCTACCCCAGCGGCGACAAGCGCGTCGATGCCCTGCTGCCCACGGCGATGCTCGACGACCCGATCATGTACCCGGCCGCCGAAGCCCTCAGCCCGCTGGAATTCGGCGCCGCCGCCACGCTCACCAGCCCCGCCCGCGCGGAACTGATGGCGCGCTTCAAGTCCGCTTGA
- a CDS encoding ABC transporter ATP-binding protein, with protein MNDHSPSDIEFCNVIKCYGDIQAVGSLNFAVKRGSFHSFLGGSGCGKTTTLRMIAGFEQPTRGEVKLAGKSVAGVPAYQRPVNMVFQHYALFPHLTVAQNIAYGLRYRTPRPDKHTQLRLADEALEMVRLSGFGQRKPSELSGGQQQRVALARALVNKPTVLLLDEPLAALDRKLRKEMQSELLRLQREVGITFVLVTHDQEEALSMSDSISVMRDGAIIQTATPEQLYEAPATRYVADFIGEANLFDGTVRRLQGNSVVLRTAQGLELTSPLTPTGQSLSADALGCIAVRPELVSIAAGEATMAREVTLQGCVEDRIYLGNSTEYRVRTQAFGLVCVRVPRQQDHGANAFEHGAAVRVGWDHANGLAMAL; from the coding sequence GTGAACGACCATTCGCCCAGCGATATCGAATTTTGCAACGTGATCAAGTGCTACGGCGATATCCAGGCCGTGGGCAGCCTGAACTTCGCGGTCAAGCGCGGCTCGTTCCACTCCTTTCTGGGGGGCTCGGGCTGCGGTAAAACCACCACCCTGCGCATGATCGCAGGCTTCGAGCAGCCCACCCGCGGCGAAGTCAAACTGGCCGGCAAAAGCGTCGCCGGGGTGCCCGCCTACCAGCGCCCGGTGAACATGGTGTTCCAGCACTACGCGCTGTTCCCGCACCTCACCGTGGCACAAAACATTGCCTACGGGCTGCGCTACCGCACCCCGCGCCCCGACAAACACACCCAACTGCGCTTGGCCGATGAGGCCCTAGAAATGGTGCGCCTGAGCGGCTTTGGCCAGCGCAAGCCGAGCGAGTTGTCGGGCGGCCAGCAACAACGCGTGGCCCTGGCCCGCGCCTTGGTCAACAAGCCCACGGTGCTGTTGCTCGACGAGCCCCTGGCCGCCCTGGACCGCAAATTGCGCAAAGAGATGCAGTCGGAGCTGCTGCGCCTGCAGCGCGAGGTGGGCATCACCTTCGTGCTGGTGACCCATGACCAGGAAGAGGCGCTGTCGATGAGCGACAGCATCAGCGTGATGCGCGACGGCGCGATCATCCAGACTGCCACCCCCGAACAACTCTACGAGGCCCCGGCCACCCGCTACGTGGCCGACTTCATTGGCGAGGCCAACCTGTTCGACGGCACCGTGCGCCGCCTGCAGGGCAACTCGGTGGTGCTGCGCACGGCCCAAGGCCTGGAACTGACCAGCCCGCTGACCCCCACCGGGCAGTCGCTCAGTGCCGATGCCTTGGGCTGCATTGCCGTGCGCCCGGAGCTGGTCAGCATCGCCGCAGGCGAGGCCACCATGGCCCGCGAAGTGACGCTGCAAGGTTGCGTGGAAGACCGCATTTACCTGGGCAACTCCACTGAATACCGCGTGCGCACCCAGGCCTTCGGCCTGGTGTGCGTGCGGGTGCCGCGCCAGCAGGACCACGGCGCCAATGCCTTCGAACACGGCGCCGCGGTGCGCGTGGGCTGGGATCACGCCAATGGCCTGGCCATGGCGTTGTAA